A genomic window from Panthera tigris isolate Pti1 chromosome B4, P.tigris_Pti1_mat1.1, whole genome shotgun sequence includes:
- the SHISA8 gene encoding protein shisa-8 isoform X1, giving the protein MERAGARGLRGGGRPGLRLALGLALLLARPPSGRAGAPEAQEPAAPGTAAPAGGDRCRGYYDVMGQWDPPFNCSSGAYSFCCGTCGYRFCCHDGPRRLDQSRCSNYDTPAWVQTGRPPARARDAAAPRDPGRERSHTAVYAVCGVAALLVLAGIGARLGLERAHSPRARRTVTRTLTELLKQPDPQEPLPPPLGPPLGSCVQVQMGDGLPRGSPKNTGVQAGGPAYVDPQHRPGSRGRGVLRDKKRPNNVPLGSATPGPLRGPRLQDGGSMTLQRDYAKYATLKAAALKAAEATPPDFYQRFPATEPAPLTVPARPQRPREDLPALLDACPWAPPGYAPPAGLAPSGHYKAWIAGRLARPAPRGHLAAQASPAPRRPGHAPRRQFSVEKPPEAFGPQPPGLYGSAGRGPRHLSTNSKAEVTV; this is encoded by the exons ATGGAGCGGGCCGGGGCGCGGGGGCTGCGCGGCGGCGGCCGGCCGGGGCTCCGGCTCGCGCTCGGGCTGGCGCTGCTGCTGGCGCGGCCGCCGTCGGGCCGCGCGGGCGCCCCCGAGGCGCAGGAGCCCGCGGCGCCCGGCACGGCGGCCCCGGCCGGGGGCGACCGCTGCCGGGGCTACTACGACGTGATGGGCCAGTGGGACCCGCCCTTCAACTGCAGCTCGGGCGCCTACAGCTTCTGCTGCGGCACGTGCGGCTACCGCTTCTGCTGCCACGACGGACCCCGGCGCCTGGACCAGAGCCGCTGCTCCAACTACGACACGCCGGCCTGGGTGCAGACGGGCCGGCCACCCGCGCGTGCCCGCGACGCCGCCGCGCCCCGGGACCCGGGCCGCGAGCGCAGCCACACGGCCGTCTACGCGGTGTGCGGCGTCGCCGCGCTGCTCGTGCTGGCCGGCATCGGGGCGCGCCTGGGCCTGGAGAGGGCGCACAGCCCGCGCGCGCGGCGCACCGTCACCAG GACACTGACAGAACTTCTGAAGCAGCCGGACCCCCAGGAGCCGCTGCCTCCACCTCTGGGCCCACCTCTGGGTAGCTGTGTCCAGGTGCAGATGGGGGATGGCCTCCCCAGGGGCTCCCCCAAGAACACAGGTGTGCAAGCTGGTGGGCCAGCATATGTCGATCCACAGCACAGGcctgggagcagaggaaggggtgtGTTGAGGG ACAAGAAACGCCCCAACAACGTGCCCCTGGGGTCAGCGACACCAGGACCCCTGCGTGGCCCCAGGCTGCAGGACGGCGGCAGCATGACGCTGCAGAGGGACTACGCCAAGTACGCCACCCTCAAGGCAGCCGCGCTCAAGGCCGCAG AAGCCACCCCGCCGGACTTCTACCAGCGGTTCCCCGCGACCGAACCTGCCCCGCTGACCGTCCCGGCGCGGCCCCAGCGGCCCCGCGAGGACTTGCCGGCGCTGCTCGACGCCTGCCCCTGGGCCCCGCCGGGCTACGCGCCCCCCGCCGGCCTTGCTCCTTCGGGCCACTACAAGGCCTGGATCGCCGGCCGCCTGGCCCGGCCCGCCCCCCGCGGCCACCTGGCGGCTCAGGCCTCCCCCGCACCCCGGCGGCCCGGCCACGCGCCCCGGCGCCAGTTCAGCGTGGAGAAGCCGCCCGAGGCCTTCGGCCCGCAGCCCCCTGGACTTTACGGCAGTGCAGGCCGCGGGCCCCGGCACCTGAGCACCAACAGCAAAGCTGAGGTCACCGTGTGA
- the SHISA8 gene encoding protein shisa-8 isoform X2 — protein sequence MERAGARGLRGGGRPGLRLALGLALLLARPPSGRAGAPEAQEPAAPGTAAPAGGDRCRGYYDVMGQWDPPFNCSSGAYSFCCGTCGYRFCCHDGPRRLDQSRCSNYDTPAWVQTGRPPARARDAAAPRDPGRERSHTAVYAVCGVAALLVLAGIGARLGLERAHSPRARRTVTRTLTELLKQPDPQEPLPPPLGPPLGSCVQVQMGDGLPRGSPKNTDKKRPNNVPLGSATPGPLRGPRLQDGGSMTLQRDYAKYATLKAAALKAAEATPPDFYQRFPATEPAPLTVPARPQRPREDLPALLDACPWAPPGYAPPAGLAPSGHYKAWIAGRLARPAPRGHLAAQASPAPRRPGHAPRRQFSVEKPPEAFGPQPPGLYGSAGRGPRHLSTNSKAEVTV from the exons ATGGAGCGGGCCGGGGCGCGGGGGCTGCGCGGCGGCGGCCGGCCGGGGCTCCGGCTCGCGCTCGGGCTGGCGCTGCTGCTGGCGCGGCCGCCGTCGGGCCGCGCGGGCGCCCCCGAGGCGCAGGAGCCCGCGGCGCCCGGCACGGCGGCCCCGGCCGGGGGCGACCGCTGCCGGGGCTACTACGACGTGATGGGCCAGTGGGACCCGCCCTTCAACTGCAGCTCGGGCGCCTACAGCTTCTGCTGCGGCACGTGCGGCTACCGCTTCTGCTGCCACGACGGACCCCGGCGCCTGGACCAGAGCCGCTGCTCCAACTACGACACGCCGGCCTGGGTGCAGACGGGCCGGCCACCCGCGCGTGCCCGCGACGCCGCCGCGCCCCGGGACCCGGGCCGCGAGCGCAGCCACACGGCCGTCTACGCGGTGTGCGGCGTCGCCGCGCTGCTCGTGCTGGCCGGCATCGGGGCGCGCCTGGGCCTGGAGAGGGCGCACAGCCCGCGCGCGCGGCGCACCGTCACCAG GACACTGACAGAACTTCTGAAGCAGCCGGACCCCCAGGAGCCGCTGCCTCCACCTCTGGGCCCACCTCTGGGTAGCTGTGTCCAGGTGCAGATGGGGGATGGCCTCCCCAGGGGCTCCCCCAAGAACACAG ACAAGAAACGCCCCAACAACGTGCCCCTGGGGTCAGCGACACCAGGACCCCTGCGTGGCCCCAGGCTGCAGGACGGCGGCAGCATGACGCTGCAGAGGGACTACGCCAAGTACGCCACCCTCAAGGCAGCCGCGCTCAAGGCCGCAG AAGCCACCCCGCCGGACTTCTACCAGCGGTTCCCCGCGACCGAACCTGCCCCGCTGACCGTCCCGGCGCGGCCCCAGCGGCCCCGCGAGGACTTGCCGGCGCTGCTCGACGCCTGCCCCTGGGCCCCGCCGGGCTACGCGCCCCCCGCCGGCCTTGCTCCTTCGGGCCACTACAAGGCCTGGATCGCCGGCCGCCTGGCCCGGCCCGCCCCCCGCGGCCACCTGGCGGCTCAGGCCTCCCCCGCACCCCGGCGGCCCGGCCACGCGCCCCGGCGCCAGTTCAGCGTGGAGAAGCCGCCCGAGGCCTTCGGCCCGCAGCCCCCTGGACTTTACGGCAGTGCAGGCCGCGGGCCCCGGCACCTGAGCACCAACAGCAAAGCTGAGGTCACCGTGTGA